A genomic segment from Saprospiraceae bacterium encodes:
- a CDS encoding SDR family oxidoreductase codes for MMLKEKIALVTGGAKGIGRTICTELALNGCDLIVHYNHSAQAAESLREEIEAMGRKVWLLQADFSDLEAIRAFFPEQVVPILENIGKQLDLLVNNAGIYAFNTHWQVKDDVFNRFFTINVKAPLHLMKDAYTYMKEGGKIVNISSTTAKTPSEKMVIYGASKAALENLTQSFVQVYRKKNISVNIIAPGLIDTTGDEGDTVSKVIKQYMLRKSPDSRLGKPQDVAKVIVFLASGLSDWVNAQRIEVTGGINF; via the coding sequence ATGATGCTTAAAGAAAAAATAGCCCTGGTAACCGGTGGGGCAAAAGGAATAGGGAGAACAATTTGCACCGAGTTGGCGCTGAATGGTTGCGATTTGATCGTTCATTACAACCACTCCGCCCAGGCAGCTGAAAGTCTTCGGGAAGAAATAGAGGCTATGGGGAGGAAGGTATGGCTCCTACAGGCTGACTTTAGTGATTTGGAAGCCATCCGCGCTTTTTTCCCTGAGCAAGTTGTCCCTATTCTTGAAAACATAGGAAAACAGCTCGACCTTTTGGTGAATAATGCCGGCATTTATGCCTTTAATACCCATTGGCAAGTAAAAGACGACGTTTTCAATCGCTTTTTCACCATCAATGTCAAAGCCCCCCTTCACCTGATGAAAGATGCCTATACCTACATGAAGGAAGGCGGGAAAATTGTCAATATTTCGTCCACTACCGCCAAAACACCCTCTGAAAAAATGGTGATTTACGGCGCCTCCAAGGCTGCTTTGGAAAACCTGACCCAGTCATTTGTACAGGTATACCGCAAAAAGAATATTTCGGTCAATATCATTGCACCAGGCCTAATTGACACGACCGGTGATGAGGGAGATACCGTTTCTAAAGTCATCAAACAATACATGCTTCGCAAAAGCCCGGATAGTCGCCTCGGAAAACCGCAAGATGTGGCTAAGGTCATTGTTTTCCTGGCCAGCGGGCTTTCTGATTGGGTCAATGCACAACGCATTGAAGTAACTGGAGGAATTAATTTTTAA
- a CDS encoding glycosyltransferase yields the protein MARIGIITPPTVGHINPFLYIGKELQERGHSVIFFQFNEVKARILAAGFEFHPIGVGKIPRNAVNYIQKGLGSRHGLDAMRFWLRGQLAQIRLWFNELPAALETQAIDFAIIDQSDFTGATVADYMHIPYVSVAVGLNLDWEESIPPFFTNWEYLNTPAARTRNRMGIEGFVKEFAPLFDCINKERIKHGLLPYDCRRHFYPVSPYAQIAQIPAFLDYPRPSSPTCFENVGPISNKYPSTLQFPYEKLNGKPLVYFSLGTILNLRADVFNMVARAFKDLEVQLAISLGNKCVDINPDDIPASAIVVDYAPQFELLSHASLCVTHGGLNTVMDAISQGVPTLAIPISFDQPGTAARLRYSQAGDYIPVQHLSTQKVYEMAKRLLEDPSYRQKAQELSVQFQSLNGRERTVEIIESLIAKSQLFTNKLATAHV from the coding sequence ATGGCACGAATAGGTATTATCACCCCACCTACGGTGGGACACATCAATCCTTTCCTCTATATCGGGAAAGAACTACAAGAAAGAGGGCATTCGGTTATCTTCTTTCAGTTTAATGAAGTAAAAGCCAGAATTCTTGCTGCGGGATTTGAGTTCCATCCGATTGGCGTAGGAAAGATCCCCAGGAATGCCGTCAACTATATCCAGAAAGGACTAGGCAGCAGACATGGGCTGGATGCTATGCGGTTTTGGCTCCGAGGGCAATTGGCGCAGATCAGGTTGTGGTTTAATGAGCTACCAGCTGCCTTGGAAACCCAAGCGATAGACTTTGCCATTATCGACCAAAGCGATTTTACGGGAGCGACGGTAGCCGATTATATGCATATCCCTTATGTCTCGGTAGCCGTTGGGCTCAACCTCGACTGGGAAGAAAGCATTCCTCCTTTTTTCACCAATTGGGAATACCTAAATACACCTGCTGCCAGGACACGCAACCGCATGGGGATCGAAGGGTTTGTCAAGGAATTTGCCCCTCTCTTTGATTGTATCAATAAAGAAAGGATCAAACATGGCCTGCTCCCTTATGATTGCCGAAGGCATTTTTATCCAGTCTCGCCCTATGCTCAGATTGCACAAATTCCCGCCTTTCTGGATTATCCAAGGCCATCCAGTCCGACTTGTTTCGAAAATGTAGGGCCGATTAGCAATAAATATCCTTCAACCTTACAATTTCCTTATGAGAAGTTGAATGGAAAACCCTTGGTTTACTTTTCCTTGGGAACCATTCTCAACCTCCGGGCCGATGTCTTCAATATGGTGGCCCGGGCCTTCAAAGACCTGGAGGTGCAATTGGCCATCTCCCTGGGAAATAAATGTGTAGACATCAATCCAGATGATATTCCGGCCTCCGCCATTGTGGTTGACTATGCTCCCCAATTCGAGCTGCTGTCCCATGCCAGCTTGTGCGTTACCCATGGCGGGTTAAACACCGTTATGGATGCCATTTCACAAGGCGTTCCAACCCTGGCCATCCCGATTTCATTCGATCAACCGGGGACCGCTGCGCGTTTGCGCTATAGCCAGGCAGGCGACTATATTCCTGTTCAGCACCTCAGTACCCAAAAGGTGTACGAGATGGCCAAACGCCTGCTGGAAGATCCTTCGTACCGCCAGAAAGCCCAGGAACTTAGCGTCCAGTTCCAATCATTGAATGGTCGCGAAAGAACAGTAGAAATCATCGAATCTCTTATTGCAAAATCTCAACTTTTCACCAATAAACTTGCCACCGCACATGTTTAA
- a CDS encoding acyl-CoA thioesterase — protein MKRTLSTTKTVEVCFSDVDSLQIVWHGRYVKYFEDGRECFNKQYGIGYLDILDEGYVVPIVSVNVKYNKVLRYGDIIDVETTFEDSDAAKINFSYQVFNQDRELVCSGKTCQVFTDKNMNLVMVQPAFFKQWRQKIFVP, from the coding sequence ATGAAAAGGACTTTATCGACCACGAAAACAGTTGAAGTATGCTTTAGCGATGTGGATTCCTTGCAAATTGTTTGGCATGGCCGTTATGTAAAATATTTTGAGGACGGCCGGGAATGCTTCAACAAGCAGTATGGAATAGGTTACCTCGATATCCTGGATGAAGGTTATGTAGTGCCAATTGTATCGGTTAATGTCAAATATAACAAAGTATTGAGGTATGGAGACATCATAGACGTTGAAACGACCTTTGAAGACTCCGATGCAGCAAAAATCAATTTCAGCTACCAAGTCTTTAATCAGGATCGGGAGTTGGTTTGCAGCGGCAAGACATGTCAGGTTTTTACTGATAAAAACATGAACCTGGTCATGGTTCAGCCAGCATTTTTCAAACAATGGCGACAAAAAATCTTCGTACCATGA
- a CDS encoding beta-ketoacyl-[acyl-carrier-protein] synthase family protein: MKSEVYITGLGVVSALGIGKNEHLEQLWHGHTGLRTMAHLDTNKRSVFPAGEVPFSDTELFSIANESRIRPDHCSRTLLMGTIALQEALQQAGDGILNDRVGFIGASSVGGLRQTEIYYEQYKHGGAESKRFKTHDAADCIEEMARVLGIKGFVTNINTACASATHAIILGSRMIRAGILDTVIVGGSDALTKVTINGFDSLFLLSKDHCKPFDKNRSGINLGEGAGFLILQSEKSWKKSQGQPIAKIPGFGIQNDAYHATATSPDARGLTAAMSQALMLASKKNIEIDYINVHGTATPNNDLTEGIALKNVFGEQCPIFSSTKAFTGHTLAAAGAIEGVFSVLALTHQIIPPNLNFSTPIEEHGLVPQTEAITAKVNTSMSNSMGMGGYCSSVIFSKN; the protein is encoded by the coding sequence ATGAAATCAGAAGTATATATCACCGGTTTGGGCGTAGTTTCAGCATTGGGCATAGGGAAAAACGAACACCTTGAGCAACTCTGGCATGGCCATACAGGTCTAAGAACAATGGCTCATTTGGATACGAATAAACGAAGTGTGTTCCCCGCAGGTGAGGTCCCCTTTAGCGATACCGAATTGTTTAGCATAGCCAATGAGTCAAGAATAAGACCAGATCATTGCTCCCGCACCCTCTTAATGGGTACCATTGCCTTGCAGGAAGCCCTACAGCAAGCAGGTGACGGCATTCTTAATGATAGAGTGGGGTTCATAGGTGCTTCTTCTGTAGGTGGCTTGCGACAAACGGAGATTTATTATGAGCAATATAAACATGGCGGGGCGGAAAGTAAGCGCTTCAAAACACATGATGCCGCAGACTGTATAGAAGAAATGGCCCGGGTACTGGGTATAAAAGGTTTTGTAACGAATATCAATACCGCCTGCGCCTCGGCAACTCATGCCATCATCCTCGGCAGCCGGATGATCCGTGCGGGTATCTTAGACACGGTCATCGTGGGTGGCTCGGATGCTTTAACCAAAGTTACGATCAATGGCTTTGACTCGCTGTTTCTTTTGTCCAAAGATCATTGCAAGCCCTTTGATAAAAACCGATCAGGGATCAACCTAGGAGAAGGCGCTGGTTTTTTGATCCTGCAATCCGAAAAAAGCTGGAAAAAATCGCAAGGCCAACCCATTGCCAAAATCCCGGGCTTTGGTATACAAAATGATGCTTATCACGCCACCGCCACTTCGCCGGATGCACGCGGATTAACCGCAGCAATGTCCCAGGCACTGATGCTGGCCAGCAAAAAAAACATAGAAATTGATTACATCAACGTCCATGGTACCGCCACCCCTAACAATGATTTAACGGAAGGAATAGCCTTGAAAAATGTATTCGGAGAACAATGCCCCATTTTTAGTTCCACCAAGGCATTTACCGGGCATACTTTAGCGGCAGCGGGCGCCATTGAAGGCGTATTCTCGGTATTGGCGCTCACGCATCAGATTATCCCGCCCAACCTCAACTTCAGCACGCCTATTGAAGAACATGGGCTGGTGCCGCAAACGGAGGCGATAACGGCCAAAGTCAATACCAGCATGAGCAATTCAATGGGTATGGGCGGCTATTGTAGTTCCGTCATATTTTCTAAAAACTAA
- a CDS encoding beta-ketoacyl synthase N-terminal-like domain-containing protein, translated as MSTSYITKAEIVSPLGIGLATNFKQVSAGISALREHPTGAAKKDLFCALIDQKQLDEYDDILATKQALTKLERMSIVTGKKLLDNSNLDPKDPKHILIFCTTKGNIDLLFKNGKDIPSDRILFSQCAKAISQKLGFIKEPIVISNACISGVEGILIGRQLIEAGIYQRALVLAADLVTDFTISGFYSLNAYAKGRCRPFDQHRTGVNLGECCAGVVLSALPEEKNSLKILGGTSSNDANHMTAPSKEARGLSKAIKDCLSQSTQAVLPDFIAAHGTGTRYNDAMESLAFYQSGLEDVPYFSLKGVYGHTLGAAGLLETAIATEALKQNTILPSLGFESAGEDIKMQPTTALAWTPMKSFLKTASGFGGGNACLMVEKSAA; from the coding sequence ATGAGCACAAGTTATATCACCAAAGCGGAAATCGTAAGTCCTTTAGGAATTGGTTTAGCAACTAATTTCAAACAGGTGAGCGCAGGCATCAGTGCCCTGCGGGAACACCCAACGGGTGCCGCGAAAAAAGACTTATTTTGCGCTTTGATTGACCAAAAACAGTTGGACGAGTACGACGATATTTTAGCAACGAAGCAGGCATTGACCAAGCTGGAAAGGATGAGTATCGTTACGGGCAAAAAACTTTTGGACAACAGTAATCTAGACCCCAAAGACCCTAAACATATTTTGATCTTTTGTACCACTAAAGGCAATATAGATTTGCTTTTCAAAAATGGAAAGGATATCCCAAGTGATCGCATTTTATTTTCCCAATGTGCCAAAGCGATTAGTCAAAAACTTGGATTTATCAAGGAGCCGATTGTTATCTCCAATGCTTGTATCTCGGGGGTTGAAGGCATCTTAATCGGCCGCCAACTCATCGAAGCTGGCATTTACCAACGGGCACTGGTTTTGGCGGCGGACCTGGTAACAGATTTTACGATTTCCGGTTTTTATTCGCTCAATGCCTACGCCAAGGGGCGATGCCGTCCTTTTGACCAACACCGAACAGGCGTCAACCTGGGGGAATGTTGCGCGGGGGTAGTACTGAGTGCCCTGCCAGAAGAAAAAAACAGCCTGAAAATTCTAGGCGGTACATCTAGCAATGATGCCAATCATATGACGGCTCCTTCCAAGGAAGCCAGGGGCCTGAGCAAAGCCATTAAAGACTGTCTGTCACAGTCTACCCAAGCAGTGCTACCCGATTTTATCGCTGCACATGGAACGGGAACCAGGTATAATGATGCCATGGAGTCACTAGCCTTTTACCAATCGGGGTTGGAAGATGTCCCCTACTTCAGTCTGAAAGGGGTGTATGGTCATACCCTGGGCGCAGCCGGCTTATTAGAGACCGCCATTGCAACGGAGGCCTTAAAACAAAATACGATTTTGCCCTCTTTGGGCTTTGAATCAGCGGGGGAAGATATCAAAATGCAACCTACGACAGCCCTGGCCTGGACCCCAATGAAAAGTTTTTTAAAAACGGCTTCAGGTTTCGGAGGGGGCAATGCTTGTCTGATGGTTGAAAAGAGCGCCGCCTAA
- a CDS encoding phosphopantetheine-binding protein: MEKHQLINDLKSKIIEQLNLVDVDPATINDNDPLFGEGMGLDSIDGLEIVVILERDYNITIAEIESLTPHFASLSTLADFVAEHTAVAA, encoded by the coding sequence ATGGAAAAGCACCAATTAATTAATGATCTAAAAAGCAAAATCATTGAGCAATTGAACCTCGTGGATGTAGATCCTGCAACCATCAATGACAATGATCCCTTATTTGGCGAAGGAATGGGGTTGGATTCTATTGATGGATTGGAGATCGTGGTGATCCTGGAAAGAGATTACAATATCACGATTGCCGAAATCGAAAGCCTCACACCACATTTCGCATCACTCAGTACCTTAGCCGATTTTGTCGCTGAACACACTGCCGTAGCGGCCTAA
- a CDS encoding class I SAM-dependent methyltransferase encodes MFKIDNTPAIEAHRKALEITFAPMIFQAVRVMIKKGIFAHLREVGRAGATPQEVAEATGVSFYGARVLMQSGLSAGVLYLTNDEDRFALTKVGIFLLNDQMPKVNMDFVHDVCYNGMFYLDECIDTGKPVGLKVFGEWPTIYKGLSSLPEQVQESWFNFDHYYSDISFPRAMEYIVENNPVHILDIGGNTGKFCRVALERLPNVHVTIADLPEQIVLAKKELAAKGVDLSRVHFQPINILDEAQQLEGKFDVIWMSQFLDCFSDDTIVAILNRCRKHLTSDGHVYVQEEFWDRQWHEAGAVVLQQLSLYFTTMANGCSQMYDFKTFSGLIDRAGYEVEELKDRDVINVSLLKLKPTA; translated from the coding sequence ATGTTTAAAATAGATAACACACCAGCCATCGAGGCTCACCGCAAAGCCTTGGAAATCACCTTTGCACCTATGATCTTTCAGGCCGTCAGGGTCATGATTAAAAAGGGCATTTTTGCGCACCTCCGGGAAGTCGGAAGAGCTGGCGCCACCCCCCAAGAAGTGGCGGAAGCCACCGGCGTTTCCTTCTATGGCGCCCGGGTCTTGATGCAATCTGGCCTGAGTGCAGGCGTCCTTTACCTGACCAACGACGAAGATCGGTTTGCCCTGACCAAAGTGGGCATCTTCTTACTCAATGATCAAATGCCCAAAGTCAATATGGATTTCGTCCATGATGTTTGCTACAATGGCATGTTTTACCTCGACGAGTGTATCGACACCGGTAAGCCAGTGGGCCTAAAAGTGTTCGGAGAATGGCCAACTATTTACAAAGGGCTGTCCTCTCTACCCGAACAAGTGCAGGAAAGTTGGTTCAATTTCGACCATTACTACTCTGATATCTCTTTCCCAAGAGCGATGGAATACATTGTAGAAAACAACCCTGTACACATCCTAGATATAGGCGGCAATACGGGCAAATTCTGCCGGGTGGCTTTGGAAAGGCTTCCTAATGTACACGTTACGATAGCTGACCTTCCAGAGCAAATTGTCCTGGCCAAAAAAGAGTTAGCAGCTAAGGGTGTCGACTTATCAAGGGTGCATTTTCAACCCATCAACATCCTGGATGAGGCCCAACAATTGGAGGGGAAATTTGATGTCATCTGGATGAGTCAATTCCTCGACTGCTTTTCTGACGACACCATTGTCGCCATCCTCAATCGCTGTCGCAAGCACCTCACCAGTGATGGCCATGTTTATGTCCAGGAAGAATTCTGGGATCGGCAATGGCACGAAGCAGGGGCCGTGGTGCTACAACAACTTTCGCTCTATTTCACCACCATGGCCAATGGGTGTAGCCAAATGTACGATTTCAAAACCTTCTCAGGCCTCATTGACCGCGCTGGTTATGAGGTGGAGGAACTCAAAGATAGAGACGTGATTAATGTATCACTACTCAAACTCAAACCAACAGCATAA
- a CDS encoding beta-ketoacyl synthase chain length factor has protein sequence MRLKINASSCINPGIFSTEAVITAPPVNACNDFQVPPINYSRHIDARQLRRLSKVAKMGIYTAKACMAQTPGQDAQALIVGTSTGGFSALDSFINNMNEKEEQNLSPVFFLQSLLSDVTGQIVLSMGIKGYTTTYTNRGSAFESSLLDAQLLLEENPDQTVLVGGTDELPQVYGDIVRHSGFLEPEEQMTGPSSISLGENAIFFSLSKASDRDKVYIVDCGTYLGLDKKNINQQLEAFLQENGHLTTDIDLVLSGFYNQDQFEAFFPEGNLKKNVVFFKQYCGEFSTSTAFGVWLAEQLLSAKISPEALELPTPFELKNILVINQFRASNFSFTLLSSNQ, from the coding sequence ATGAGACTAAAAATAAACGCGAGTTCCTGTATCAATCCCGGCATTTTTTCTACGGAAGCAGTAATAACCGCCCCACCTGTGAATGCGTGCAATGATTTTCAGGTCCCTCCTATCAACTACAGCCGTCATATCGATGCCCGGCAATTAAGGAGGTTGTCAAAGGTTGCTAAAATGGGCATTTATACGGCAAAGGCCTGCATGGCACAAACGCCCGGGCAGGATGCCCAAGCGCTCATAGTCGGGACCAGTACTGGCGGATTTAGCGCACTGGATAGTTTCATCAATAATATGAATGAAAAGGAGGAACAAAATCTCTCACCGGTCTTCTTTTTGCAATCCCTTTTAAGTGATGTGACCGGACAGATTGTGCTATCAATGGGTATAAAAGGATATACGACTACCTATACCAACCGGGGTAGCGCCTTTGAAAGTAGCCTCCTTGATGCCCAATTGCTATTGGAAGAAAATCCCGATCAGACCGTCCTAGTTGGTGGAACGGATGAATTGCCCCAAGTTTATGGCGATATAGTCCGACACTCTGGCTTTTTGGAACCCGAAGAGCAAATGACAGGCCCCTCTTCCATCTCTCTGGGCGAAAACGCCATCTTCTTTTCGCTAAGCAAAGCAAGCGACCGAGACAAAGTATACATCGTTGATTGTGGCACTTATTTGGGATTAGATAAAAAAAATATCAACCAACAATTGGAGGCCTTCCTCCAGGAAAATGGCCACTTGACCACAGATATTGACCTCGTACTTAGTGGTTTTTATAACCAGGACCAATTTGAGGCCTTTTTTCCTGAAGGAAACCTGAAGAAAAATGTCGTTTTTTTTAAGCAGTACTGCGGGGAGTTCTCGACTTCAACAGCCTTTGGCGTTTGGCTGGCGGAGCAGCTGCTAAGTGCGAAAATATCGCCCGAAGCACTAGAACTCCCCACCCCTTTTGAGCTCAAAAACATTTTGGTAATCAATCAGTTCAGGGCCAGCAATTTTTCTTTTACCCTTTTATCCTCAAATCAATAA
- a CDS encoding aromatic amino acid ammonia-lyase, whose protein sequence is MYIFNDAKLTTQDIYEIVYRKRKVKVDDSSTSRVQQSFEFLLAYAKENLVYGVNTGFGPMAQYMVPREESRQLQFNLIRSHAAGSGEILSPNLTRTILLARLNTLAQGYSGINPKTIELLSEFLNHEIYPVIYAHGGVGASGDLVQLSHVALALIGEGKVWYEGKIRATEEVLKTLNIQPLAIDLREGLALINGTAAMNGIGFANYFAAKKLVDWVLVFSSMLYEILGVFNDFYSTNLNDAKQHWGQSQIARKLINRLAGSQRVKSRAGNYEFLENQQDAVLKSKMQEYYSIRCVPQILGPIFDTLRDCERTLINEINSVSDNPIIDFEAEEVFHGGNFHGDYVSFEMDKLKLAMIKLSVLVERQLNYLFNDKLNGILPPFINQGILGLNLGLQGTQFTATSTVAENRALGGSLYINSIPTNNDNQDVVSMGSNAAMMTQKVIHNTYEVLAVYTQAIVHAIDYLKIGDELVEPNKKVYRELKQFIPDWEKDIPYDEILRKIKNYLWTAQRTHQPDQPRAERKATFS, encoded by the coding sequence ATGTATATATTTAACGACGCGAAACTAACGACACAGGACATTTACGAAATCGTTTACCGCAAAAGAAAGGTAAAAGTAGACGACAGCTCGACCTCCAGGGTTCAACAAAGTTTTGAGTTTCTGCTGGCCTATGCGAAAGAGAACCTCGTTTATGGCGTTAACACTGGTTTTGGGCCTATGGCACAGTACATGGTCCCCAGAGAAGAAAGCCGCCAATTGCAATTTAACCTCATCCGTAGCCACGCTGCGGGAAGTGGCGAAATCCTTTCACCCAATCTAACGCGCACCATTTTGTTAGCTCGTTTAAATACCTTGGCACAAGGATATTCAGGAATTAACCCCAAGACCATCGAATTGTTGTCGGAATTTCTTAACCACGAAATTTACCCCGTCATCTATGCTCACGGTGGCGTAGGCGCAAGTGGTGACTTAGTGCAACTATCGCATGTCGCTTTAGCCCTAATCGGAGAAGGCAAAGTATGGTATGAAGGCAAAATCAGGGCAACGGAGGAGGTTTTAAAGACTTTAAACATCCAACCTTTAGCCATCGATCTAAGAGAGGGCCTGGCCTTGATCAATGGCACGGCAGCCATGAACGGGATAGGGTTTGCCAATTATTTTGCCGCCAAAAAATTGGTCGATTGGGTCTTGGTTTTTTCCTCCATGCTATACGAAATACTTGGCGTCTTCAATGATTTTTACAGTACCAATCTGAATGATGCCAAACAACACTGGGGACAATCCCAAATTGCCCGAAAATTAATCAATAGATTGGCTGGAAGCCAAAGGGTCAAAAGCCGAGCAGGAAACTATGAATTTCTTGAAAATCAGCAAGATGCCGTATTAAAATCAAAGATGCAGGAGTATTATTCCATTCGCTGCGTTCCTCAAATATTGGGGCCCATTTTTGATACCCTGCGGGATTGTGAAAGAACCTTAATTAACGAAATAAATTCGGTCAGCGATAACCCCATCATCGATTTTGAAGCCGAAGAGGTTTTCCACGGCGGAAATTTTCACGGTGACTATGTCTCTTTTGAGATGGATAAACTCAAATTGGCCATGATCAAGTTATCCGTGCTCGTAGAAAGACAGCTCAACTACCTATTCAATGACAAACTGAATGGCATCCTGCCGCCTTTTATCAACCAAGGAATCTTGGGCCTTAACCTAGGGCTACAGGGCACACAGTTCACCGCCACTTCTACCGTTGCGGAGAACAGGGCCTTGGGCGGATCCTTGTATATCAATAGCATACCCACCAATAATGATAACCAGGATGTGGTAAGCATGGGTAGTAATGCTGCCATGATGACACAAAAGGTCATTCACAACACCTATGAAGTCCTGGCCGTCTATACCCAGGCCATCGTGCACGCCATTGACTATCTCAAGATCGGAGACGAGCTGGTGGAACCCAACAAAAAGGTTTACCGAGAATTGAAACAATTTATTCCCGACTGGGAAAAGGATATCCCTTATGATGAGATACTAAGGAAAATCAAAAATTATCTCTGGACAGCCCAGCGGACCCATCAACCCGATCAGCCTCGGGCGGAGCGGAAAGCTACTTTTTCTTAA